In Oscillatoria acuminata PCC 6304, a single window of DNA contains:
- a CDS encoding tetratricopeptide repeat protein, producing MIAIEEVVNALDCQDYREAAKLLKALREESPQNPWVGFYVGRYYEETGKLDQAEKAYRRVLREITNPKIVSQARQGLKRIETQPKERVKEAIAQVKSDPSQLKPGLLVIEPIDVAQRSELVTKFARIMQLQPYNAKLLLPTRTWRMYRTGAIGELRVFVSELRQAGINCFCATLEEINQVRVFRITHFEAISPQAVVICKDESDRLGQIAFNWSEVSQQVEGNLPIFKQVAVENHRRTEITYKQEMHEYVGMKDLHLPGRGCILRLCEEHYEFDKGFAFIPGQDNSVKKKKYAIDSMSMHLKWQTLIKVLKQHLSEVPTWSDFTPFAETTLAEADMLERIPAHIHLFRVQPSVWDPAFHLYSSLVFLRPYL from the coding sequence ATGATTGCCATTGAAGAAGTCGTGAATGCGCTCGACTGCCAAGACTATCGAGAAGCGGCAAAATTACTCAAAGCCCTCCGTGAAGAATCACCCCAGAATCCTTGGGTGGGGTTTTATGTGGGGCGATATTATGAAGAAACCGGGAAACTGGATCAGGCAGAGAAAGCGTATCGACGGGTATTGCGAGAGATTACCAATCCCAAGATAGTTTCTCAGGCGCGGCAGGGGTTAAAGCGCATCGAAACCCAACCTAAAGAACGAGTTAAGGAGGCGATCGCCCAAGTCAAAAGTGATCCATCCCAGCTTAAACCGGGGTTGCTGGTGATAGAACCAATTGATGTGGCACAAAGAAGCGAACTGGTGACTAAGTTTGCGCGGATTATGCAGCTACAACCCTACAACGCTAAACTGTTGCTGCCAACGAGAACCTGGCGGATGTATCGAACAGGGGCGATCGGGGAATTGCGTGTGTTTGTCTCGGAACTGCGACAAGCGGGAATCAATTGTTTTTGTGCCACTTTAGAGGAAATTAATCAAGTGCGGGTGTTTCGCATCACTCATTTTGAAGCAATTTCCCCCCAGGCGGTAGTGATTTGCAAAGACGAGAGCGATCGCCTGGGTCAAATCGCCTTTAATTGGTCCGAAGTCAGCCAACAAGTCGAAGGCAACCTCCCCATTTTCAAACAAGTTGCCGTCGAAAACCATCGCCGCACCGAAATCACTTATAAACAAGAAATGCACGAATATGTTGGCATGAAAGACTTGCACTTACCCGGGAGAGGCTGCATCCTGCGTCTGTGCGAAGAACATTATGAATTTGACAAAGGATTTGCCTTCATTCCGGGACAAGACAACTCGGTAAAAAAGAAAAAATATGCCATTGACAGCATGAGTATGCACTTAAAATGGCAAACCCTGATTAAAGTCCTCAAACAACACCTGTCAGAAGTCCCCACATGGTCCGACTTTACTCCCTTCGCCGAAACCACCCTTGCCGAAGCGGATATGCTAGAACGCATCCCCGCTCATATTCATCTGTTTAGAGTGCAACCGAGTGTTTGGGACCCCGCTTTTCACTTGTATAGCAGCCTAGTTTTTCTCAGACCCTATTTGTAA
- a CDS encoding DUF4335 domain-containing protein gives MPSFNSVMRRYTPPTCTLEIVAKSSPLSKWMGKPVLKQLRFQLSFDAPQLPEEQQVTIRGDARALDALSHAVTTYVQGFLQESPQRLNATYFAAEADATATQSEIPTAITEPTTRLQSPHPTLEEKPLAGFPSPPPDQVSWNSQPPEPVLGIYLKPRGLLAHELHFGELATPESGPVVNLGTLQLFDLATALDSAAADAIALPNLGGVAGLSKTPPWLAIAAMALFTVGVSASLVKLLNPATEVDTPTVAQSPAEPFPEQNVAPVPPPVVPPQTLPPGANPAQNGVQTPPNGQQPSALPPNAPTSPPVPPAAPPVGQTTPPPAPQTAPTSPPPASPPVAAPPVASTPRPLPEGRQSGLQLPPASQRPQRPQVELEVVPDDSDPIPPMRPMPSLADDPIPEPPDWDTLMSQRGNSTPAPQPSFPPMQQTPERVPTPAPTQPASSPETRPEGNPAPASPNRNRSPLDDAPPPLPNVSLDSLAGVPEATEESLISEAEGIDAIALKAPPTDLPESESSAGDVPLESATRSQSIFEDPPQLAEAKSYFQNTWQPPEGFNDKLEYVLTLNPDGSIQQIVPLGIASGTHIDISGVPLQGTPFVSPLPEAQSLQIRVVLEPDGRVLTFAQ, from the coding sequence ATGCCATCGTTCAATTCTGTTATGCGAAGGTACACGCCCCCCACTTGCACCCTAGAGATTGTGGCAAAAAGCTCCCCTCTTTCCAAGTGGATGGGCAAACCTGTCCTTAAACAATTGCGGTTTCAACTTAGTTTTGATGCCCCGCAATTGCCCGAGGAACAACAAGTGACCATTCGCGGCGACGCCCGAGCACTGGATGCCTTGTCTCATGCCGTCACAACTTATGTCCAGGGCTTTTTGCAGGAGTCGCCCCAACGCCTCAATGCCACTTATTTTGCTGCAGAAGCTGACGCCACCGCTACACAGTCGGAAATCCCCACAGCAATTACAGAACCCACCACGCGCTTACAATCTCCTCACCCAACCCTAGAGGAAAAACCGTTGGCGGGTTTCCCCTCTCCCCCACCGGATCAAGTCTCTTGGAATTCTCAACCCCCTGAACCTGTTCTGGGTATTTATTTAAAACCTCGGGGGTTACTGGCGCATGAGTTACATTTCGGTGAACTCGCCACCCCAGAATCTGGTCCGGTGGTCAATTTGGGAACGTTGCAATTATTTGACCTCGCCACGGCCCTAGATTCTGCGGCAGCGGATGCGATCGCCTTACCGAACTTAGGCGGAGTCGCTGGATTGTCCAAGACTCCCCCTTGGCTGGCGATCGCGGCAATGGCCCTCTTTACCGTCGGCGTCAGTGCCTCCCTGGTCAAACTGCTCAATCCCGCTACAGAAGTGGACACACCTACTGTGGCTCAAAGCCCAGCAGAACCCTTCCCTGAGCAGAATGTAGCCCCCGTTCCTCCCCCAGTCGTTCCCCCACAAACGCTTCCTCCCGGGGCAAATCCGGCCCAAAACGGCGTCCAGACCCCCCCGAACGGTCAACAGCCTTCCGCCTTACCCCCCAATGCCCCCACTTCGCCTCCGGTGCCTCCCGCAGCGCCTCCCGTGGGTCAGACAACTCCTCCTCCTGCACCCCAAACTGCACCAACCAGTCCCCCACCGGCATCGCCGCCCGTGGCAGCACCTCCGGTTGCCTCCACACCCAGACCCCTGCCTGAAGGGCGGCAGAGTGGTTTGCAGCTGCCACCGGCTTCACAACGCCCCCAACGCCCCCAAGTCGAGTTAGAAGTTGTTCCCGACGATTCGGACCCGATTCCCCCCATGCGTCCGATGCCCTCCCTCGCAGATGACCCCATCCCAGAACCCCCGGATTGGGATACCTTGATGTCACAAAGAGGAAATTCTACCCCTGCACCGCAACCGAGTTTCCCCCCGATGCAACAGACGCCGGAACGGGTTCCGACTCCGGCACCAACCCAACCTGCTTCTTCTCCAGAAACCCGCCCAGAAGGCAATCCCGCCCCAGCATCGCCCAATCGGAATCGGTCCCCATTGGATGATGCCCCGCCTCCCCTGCCCAATGTGAGCCTAGATTCCTTGGCAGGGGTCCCAGAAGCAACGGAGGAGAGTCTGATATCGGAAGCAGAAGGGATTGATGCGATCGCCCTAAAAGCACCTCCGACTGATTTACCCGAGTCCGAATCGAGTGCAGGGGATGTCCCGTTGGAAAGTGCCACCCGGAGTCAATCCATCTTTGAGGACCCGCCCCAACTCGCAGAAGCCAAGAGTTATTTCCAAAACACCTGGCAACCCCCCGAAGGGTTTAACGACAAGTTGGAATATGTCCTCACCCTCAATCCCGATGGTTCGATTCAGCAAATCGTCCCTCTCGGAATTGCCTCGGGAACCCACATCGATATTAGTGGTGTACCGTTGCAAGGGACTCCATTTGTCTCGCCCTTACCCGAGGCCCAGTCTCTACAAATTCGGGTAGTCCTAGAACCCGATGGTCGGGTCTTGACTTTTGCCCAATAA
- a CDS encoding DUF3038 domain-containing protein — MRQTLKLAPPGQPNGVANKAAPIAASPPWEEVVGVNAPTPAQLDNIKTQLDLVLLALECLADIGSEAILRTAEELGLESVVADRVSLWRLRQSNPIRKSQGGRKKLDVEEARSLVMIICHLAKTHHELIRRAVALLEQLAEQNRPPHEASILGDFIDTFCNTYQERMEDGDTTSPDLLTHLALKLLIDLLFYSGPSGHRRLWLALLDRSVTR, encoded by the coding sequence ATGCGCCAGACCCTAAAATTAGCTCCCCCGGGTCAACCTAACGGTGTTGCGAACAAAGCGGCACCGATCGCTGCTTCTCCACCTTGGGAGGAAGTAGTGGGTGTGAATGCACCGACCCCGGCACAGTTGGATAACATCAAAACTCAGTTAGATTTAGTCTTGCTGGCCCTGGAATGCTTGGCGGACATTGGTTCGGAAGCCATTTTGCGAACAGCAGAGGAGTTGGGACTCGAATCGGTGGTGGCCGATCGCGTCTCATTGTGGCGACTGCGCCAGTCGAATCCCATCCGCAAGAGTCAGGGGGGCCGCAAAAAGCTGGATGTGGAGGAAGCGCGATCGCTGGTGATGATTATTTGTCACTTGGCTAAAACCCACCACGAACTAATCCGCCGTGCCGTGGCCCTCCTGGAACAGCTTGCGGAACAAAACCGCCCCCCTCATGAAGCGTCTATATTAGGCGACTTTATTGATACCTTTTGCAACACCTACCAAGAACGCATGGAAGATGGAGACACCACCTCCCCGGACTTGCTGACTCACTTAGCCCTCAAACTGCTGATTGATTTACTCTTCTACAGCGGTCCTAGCGGTCATCGGCGGCTATGGTTGGCTTTGCTCGATCGCTCAGTCACTCGTTAA
- a CDS encoding endonuclease MutS2, which yields MIQSETLELLEWPRLCQHLATFAGTKLGAMAAGDLQIPDTLEQTLVLLAQTQEVYELENQGLTTLSFDGIHDIGDSLERADLHGILSAEELLAIATTLSGARQLRRTIDDHPQLSVLNRLVADLRTYPEIEQEIHRCIDDRAQVADRASTRLGEIRQRQRTVRDQIYQKLQSILQRHSNAVQEQLITKRSDRFVIPVKSPQKDAIPGIVHDSSMSGATLYVEPHSVVELNNKARVLLREEKAEEEAILRALTAKITEVVEDLERLLAIVTILDLATARARYSYWLNANPPTFINRGEEGQTITLRQLRHPLLIWQQQHEQGNAVVPIDLIVQPQIKVVAITGPNTGGKTVTLKTLGLGILMAKVGLFIPAKVPVELPWFDFVLADIGDEQSLEQSLSTFSGHIRRISRILGSCTPDSLVLLDEVGAGTDPTEGSALAIALLHHLADCSQLTIATTHYGELKALKYEDDRFENASVEFDEATLQPTYRLLWGIPGRSNALTIARRLGLTSEIVDQAANLVAPTGTQDVDRVIAGLENQRKQQETKAQEAGQLLGETERLYREVADKAKSLKERERQLQQSQEQAVAEAIAVAKQEIAQVIRRLQQGNVTGQDANQATQDLQGIAEKHLPSRQQKVAKPKPGFRPKAGDRVRIPQIGQTGEVLAVGEGDLEVTVRFGLMKMTIGITEIESLDGQKVELPPKKPAATQTTKVSPAAEAATEKVATQAPIVRTSRNNLDIRGARVADAEMELEQAIGQQIPLGGALWIVHGKGTGKLRQGVQEFLKQHPQISHYELAPQNEGGSGVTIAYLK from the coding sequence TTGATTCAGTCTGAGACCTTAGAACTCCTAGAATGGCCGCGCCTGTGCCAGCACCTAGCAACATTTGCTGGGACCAAGCTGGGAGCAATGGCTGCCGGTGACCTCCAAATTCCTGATACGTTGGAGCAGACACTGGTGCTGCTTGCTCAAACCCAAGAAGTTTATGAATTAGAAAATCAGGGACTCACTACCCTGTCCTTTGATGGTATCCATGATATTGGGGACTCCTTAGAACGGGCGGACTTGCATGGCATCTTATCTGCCGAGGAACTGCTGGCGATCGCCACCACCCTCTCCGGTGCCAGACAACTGCGACGCACCATCGACGATCATCCCCAATTGTCCGTCCTCAACCGTCTGGTTGCCGATCTGCGAACCTATCCCGAAATCGAACAAGAAATCCATCGCTGTATCGACGATCGCGCTCAAGTCGCCGATCGCGCCAGCACCCGGTTAGGGGAAATTCGCCAGCGTCAGCGTACCGTCCGCGACCAGATTTATCAGAAATTGCAGAGTATCTTGCAACGGCATAGCAACGCTGTTCAAGAACAACTGATCACCAAACGGAGCGATCGCTTTGTGATCCCCGTGAAATCTCCCCAAAAAGATGCCATTCCCGGCATCGTTCACGATAGTTCCATGAGTGGCGCTACCCTCTATGTAGAACCCCATAGCGTCGTTGAACTGAACAACAAAGCCCGCGTCCTACTGCGGGAGGAAAAAGCCGAAGAAGAGGCAATTTTGCGGGCATTAACCGCCAAAATTACCGAAGTTGTCGAAGATTTAGAACGATTATTGGCGATCGTCACCATCCTCGACTTGGCAACCGCCCGTGCCCGGTACAGTTACTGGTTAAATGCCAACCCCCCCACCTTTATTAACCGAGGGGAAGAGGGCCAAACCATTACCCTGCGGCAACTGCGCCATCCCCTGCTGATCTGGCAACAACAGCATGAACAGGGAAATGCGGTGGTTCCCATTGATTTAATTGTCCAACCTCAAATTAAGGTCGTTGCCATTACCGGACCCAACACCGGGGGAAAAACCGTCACCCTGAAAACCTTGGGGTTAGGGATACTCATGGCGAAAGTCGGGTTATTCATCCCCGCCAAAGTCCCTGTGGAACTGCCTTGGTTTGACTTTGTACTGGCGGATATCGGAGACGAACAGTCCCTAGAACAAAGCCTTTCCACCTTTTCCGGCCATATTCGCCGGATTAGCAGGATTTTAGGGAGTTGTACCCCAGACTCCCTGGTGTTACTGGATGAAGTAGGGGCCGGAACCGACCCCACCGAAGGCAGTGCCTTGGCGATCGCCCTGTTGCATCATCTAGCAGATTGCTCCCAGTTAACCATCGCCACCACCCACTATGGCGAACTCAAGGCCCTCAAATATGAAGACGATCGCTTTGAAAATGCCTCGGTAGAGTTTGATGAAGCCACCTTACAACCCACCTATCGCTTACTCTGGGGGATTCCCGGGCGTTCTAATGCCTTAACCATTGCGCGCCGTCTGGGGTTAACCTCTGAAATTGTGGATCAGGCAGCGAATTTAGTCGCACCCACCGGCACCCAAGACGTAGATCGGGTGATTGCTGGATTGGAAAATCAACGCAAACAGCAGGAAACCAAGGCCCAAGAAGCGGGACAATTGCTGGGAGAAACCGAACGCCTGTATCGGGAAGTTGCGGATAAAGCAAAATCCTTGAAAGAACGGGAACGGCAACTCCAACAGTCCCAAGAACAAGCGGTTGCAGAGGCGATCGCCGTTGCCAAGCAAGAAATTGCCCAAGTGATTCGCCGCTTGCAACAAGGGAACGTCACCGGACAAGATGCCAATCAAGCAACCCAGGACTTACAGGGAATTGCCGAAAAACATCTGCCGTCCAGGCAGCAAAAAGTCGCCAAACCGAAACCGGGATTTCGTCCCAAAGCAGGCGATCGGGTGCGGATTCCCCAAATTGGACAAACCGGCGAAGTGCTGGCAGTGGGGGAAGGGGATTTGGAGGTGACGGTGCGCTTTGGACTGATGAAAATGACCATCGGGATTACAGAAATTGAATCCCTGGATGGTCAAAAAGTGGAACTCCCACCCAAAAAACCAGCCGCCACCCAAACCACCAAAGTTTCCCCAGCAGCAGAGGCAGCGACGGAAAAAGTTGCAACCCAAGCCCCTATCGTCCGGACTTCCAGAAATAACCTGGATATCCGAGGGGCCAGAGTTGCCGATGCGGAAATGGAATTAGAACAGGCGATCGGGCAACAAATTCCCCTAGGCGGTGCGTTGTGGATTGTTCATGGCAAAGGAACGGGTAAATTGCGCCAAGGAGTGCAGGAGTTCTTGAAACAACATCCCCAAATTAGTCACTACGAACTCGCCCCTCAAAATGAGGGCGGTTCCGGTGTTACAATTGCGTATCTTAAATAG
- a CDS encoding uracil-DNA glycosylase family protein — translation MLIQSVVTVMLEIQTLIDEIQEEANRAEFPIDEPIYQKANAEPTQPILYAGNLQSPLCVFGRDLGKDEVANRQPLYGAAGSLVRKGLYRTLFNTESTDKTELEKVLNQVLLTNTVPYKPPGNKAYSTAVKQRFRPYIERLLVCHWQGDRIITLGNDAFDWFTPYAPKGTLKEFFQRGDRYSSSQPITLQATDSQGNLHQRPITLLPLPHPSPLNQRYYAQFPLLLQQRLSDIFQ, via the coding sequence ATGTTAATCCAGTCCGTCGTTACTGTCATGTTAGAGATTCAAACGTTAATTGATGAAATTCAGGAAGAAGCAAACCGGGCTGAATTTCCCATTGATGAACCCATTTATCAAAAAGCCAATGCCGAACCGACTCAACCGATTCTCTATGCCGGGAATTTGCAAAGTCCGTTATGCGTTTTTGGCCGAGATTTGGGGAAAGATGAAGTCGCCAATCGGCAACCGTTATATGGTGCAGCAGGTTCCCTAGTTCGCAAAGGACTTTATCGGACTCTTTTTAACACCGAGTCCACGGATAAAACTGAACTAGAAAAGGTCCTAAATCAGGTTTTACTGACCAATACAGTCCCCTACAAACCCCCCGGAAATAAAGCCTATAGTACAGCGGTTAAACAGCGTTTCCGGCCCTATATTGAGCGCCTTCTCGTCTGCCATTGGCAAGGCGATCGCATCATCACCCTCGGAAATGATGCCTTTGACTGGTTTACCCCCTACGCCCCAAAAGGGACCCTGAAAGAATTTTTTCAACGTGGCGATCGCTACAGTTCTAGCCAACCCATTACCCTTCAGGCTACAGATTCTCAAGGTAATCTCCATCAGCGTCCCATCACCTTACTCCCACTCCCTCATCCCTCCCCCCTCAACCAGAGATACTACGCCCAATTTCCCCTACTGCTGCAACAACGACTGAGTGACATTTTTCAGTGA